A DNA window from Candidatus Binatia bacterium contains the following coding sequences:
- a CDS encoding DUF1772 domain-containing protein, with protein sequence MAREVAQILATLCCGVFFGAALYISLVQHPAALETGGEFAARFFPPMYARASVMQASLAIMGTIAALGAYLLGAGRAWLFGAVLLASVIPFTFLVIDPVNQQLKTIDPSADRAVELLIRWDRLHLARTVASGLSFVMCLVGIVRRESDYPHEATHMQRRRRRG encoded by the coding sequence GGTAGCTCAAATTCTCGCAACTTTGTGCTGCGGTGTTTTCTTTGGAGCGGCTCTCTACATCTCGCTGGTGCAGCATCCGGCAGCTTTGGAGACGGGAGGCGAGTTCGCTGCGCGTTTCTTTCCGCCGATGTACGCGCGGGCTTCGGTCATGCAAGCGAGCCTCGCAATCATGGGAACGATTGCAGCGCTGGGTGCGTACCTCTTGGGCGCGGGTCGTGCCTGGCTGTTCGGTGCCGTTCTGCTGGCCAGCGTCATCCCGTTCACCTTCCTTGTGATCGACCCTGTCAACCAACAGCTCAAGACGATCGATCCGTCTGCCGATCGCGCCGTAGAGCTCTTAATCCGATGGGACCGCCTCCACTTGGCTCGAACCGTCGCGAGCGGACTATCGTTTGTAATGTGTCTTGTCGGTATTGTTCGACGAGAATCTGACTACCCCCATGAAGCAACTCACATGCAAAGGAGACGAAGGCGCGGCTGA
- a CDS encoding 2OG-Fe(II) oxygenase, translating into MKQLTCKGDEGAAEASGTSLKLDVDWKQAVAQLDQRGFALLKGMLSQDECETLAASYDDDEQFRSRIDMSRYAFGRGEYKYYKYPLPPIVQQLRSSMYPHLAPLANQWLDRLGSKQPQYPKELTDFTRQCHRAGQKRPTPLMLKYGPGDFNCLHRDLYGELFFPFQVTFFLSQREKDYTGGEFVLAEQQPRRQSRIEVLAPNQGDAVIFSVDHRPIRGARGYYRAHLRHGVSTVRSGSRYTLGIIFHDAK; encoded by the coding sequence ATGAAGCAACTCACATGCAAAGGAGACGAAGGCGCGGCTGAGGCCTCCGGCACAAGTCTCAAGCTAGACGTTGACTGGAAGCAGGCCGTGGCTCAGCTTGATCAACGCGGGTTCGCGCTGCTCAAGGGCATGCTCTCGCAAGACGAGTGCGAAACCCTCGCCGCGAGTTACGACGACGACGAACAATTTCGCTCGCGCATCGACATGTCCCGTTACGCTTTCGGCCGGGGCGAGTACAAATATTATAAATACCCGCTGCCTCCGATCGTGCAGCAGTTGAGATCGTCGATGTATCCGCATCTGGCGCCGCTGGCCAATCAATGGCTCGACCGGCTCGGGAGCAAGCAGCCGCAGTACCCGAAAGAATTAACGGACTTCACCCGGCAATGCCACCGCGCCGGACAAAAACGGCCGACGCCGTTAATGCTGAAGTACGGGCCGGGCGATTTTAATTGCCTGCACCGAGATCTATACGGCGAGCTTTTCTTTCCTTTTCAAGTCACTTTCTTTTTGAGCCAGCGAGAGAAGGATTATACAGGCGGTGAATTCGTGCTGGCAGAGCAGCAGCCGCGCCGGCAATCGCGAATCGAAGTGCTGGCTCCAAACCAGGGCGATGCGGTGATCTTCTCCGTCGACCATCGCCCGATCCGCGGCGCCCGCGGCTATTACCGAGCCCACCTGCGCCACGGCGTTAGCACGGTGCGCTCGGGCAGCAGATACACTTTGGGAATCATTTTTCACGATGCAAAGTAG